In Alteracholeplasma palmae J233, a single genomic region encodes these proteins:
- a CDS encoding V-type ATP synthase subunit A, whose product MANTVYSINGPVVKIKDTKDFSMLEMVYVGKEKLMGEVISISKNLTTIQVYESTAGLKVNDEVVGTKMPVSVSLAPGILTHIFDGIERPLETIALTHGAYMSKGSDVEQLNSEKQWDITFKVKKGDEVFGGMIYATTPETSLIEHRFLIPSHIKGTVIEVLENGNHTINEVALKVELEDKTIKEVTFLQKWPIKTPRPILERLPISVPLITGQRVIDTLFPIAKGGTAALPGGFGTGKTMMQHQLAKWCDADIIVYIGCGERGNEMTQVLEEFRELIDPKTHKSLMERTVLIANTSNMPVAAREASIYTGLTIAEYYRDMGYHVAVMADSTSRWAEALREISGRLEEMPAEEGFPAYLPSRISQFYERAGLVTTLNQKEGSVSIIGAVSPQGSDFSEPVTQNTKRFVRCFWALDKQLAYERHYAAVNWNLSYSEYMLDLAPWYNEFVSPQFLEDRKQMMAILAEENKLLEIVKLIGSDVLPDDQKLIIEIGKVIRLGYLQQNAFHKEDTYVPLEKQLKMMNVILYLYKEAKKFIQSDKALSLLLKTGIFEQLVKIKYDVENNKLEKLDEYYNLIDKSIQTIR is encoded by the coding sequence ATGGCAAACACCGTATATTCAATAAACGGACCAGTTGTTAAAATTAAAGATACAAAAGATTTTTCTATGTTAGAAATGGTCTATGTAGGAAAAGAAAAATTGATGGGTGAAGTTATTTCTATTTCAAAAAATTTAACAACTATTCAAGTATATGAAAGTACTGCAGGGTTAAAAGTAAATGATGAAGTAGTTGGTACTAAAATGCCTGTTTCAGTTAGTTTAGCACCTGGAATCTTAACTCATATCTTTGATGGGATAGAAAGACCTTTAGAAACAATTGCACTGACACATGGTGCCTATATGTCAAAAGGTAGTGATGTAGAACAACTTAATAGTGAAAAACAATGGGATATTACTTTTAAAGTTAAAAAAGGTGATGAAGTCTTTGGAGGAATGATTTATGCTACAACTCCAGAAACTAGTTTAATTGAACATCGCTTTTTAATTCCAAGTCATATAAAAGGAACTGTTATAGAAGTTCTAGAAAATGGTAACCATACTATTAATGAAGTAGCTTTAAAAGTAGAATTAGAAGATAAAACAATCAAAGAAGTAACCTTCTTACAAAAATGGCCAATTAAAACACCAAGACCTATTTTAGAAAGATTACCAATTTCTGTTCCACTTATTACTGGACAAAGAGTTATTGATACACTATTTCCTATTGCTAAAGGCGGTACAGCTGCTCTTCCTGGCGGATTTGGTACAGGTAAAACAATGATGCAACACCAATTAGCTAAATGGTGTGATGCAGATATTATCGTTTATATTGGTTGTGGGGAACGCGGTAATGAAATGACTCAAGTTCTAGAAGAATTTAGAGAATTAATTGACCCTAAAACTCACAAATCATTAATGGAAAGAACAGTATTAATCGCTAATACTTCTAACATGCCGGTTGCTGCTCGTGAAGCAAGTATCTACACAGGATTAACAATTGCTGAATACTATAGAGATATGGGATACCATGTAGCTGTTATGGCTGACTCAACCTCACGTTGGGCAGAAGCACTAAGAGAAATCAGTGGTAGATTAGAAGAAATGCCTGCTGAAGAAGGATTCCCAGCATACTTACCAAGTCGTATCTCTCAATTTTATGAAAGAGCTGGACTTGTAACAACCCTTAATCAAAAAGAAGGATCAGTTTCTATTATTGGAGCTGTTTCTCCTCAAGGATCTGACTTTTCAGAACCAGTAACTCAAAATACCAAACGCTTTGTAAGATGTTTCTGGGCACTTGATAAACAATTAGCATATGAAAGACACTATGCAGCAGTCAACTGGAATTTAAGTTATTCTGAATATATGCTTGATTTAGCACCATGGTATAATGAGTTTGTTTCTCCTCAATTTTTAGAAGATAGAAAACAAATGATGGCAATTTTAGCAGAAGAAAATAAACTATTAGAAATTGTTAAATTAATTGGTTCAGATGTTTTACCAGATGATCAAAAATTAATTATTGAAATTGGTAAAGTGATTAGATTAGGTTATCTTCAACAAAATGCTTTTCATAAAGAAGATACTTATGTACCATTAGAAAAACAATTAAAAATGATGAATGTGATATTGTATTTATATAAAGAAGCTAAGAAATTCATTCAAAGTGATAAAGCTTTAAGTTTACTTTTGAAAACAGGAATTTTTGAACAACTTGTTAAAATAAAATATGATGTTGAAAATAATAAATTAGAAAAATTAGATGAATACTATAATTTAATAGATAAAAGTATTCAAACTATTCGATAG
- a CDS encoding V-type ATP synthase subunit B — MKYQYIGLDEINGPLIFLENVKDASFEEVVTIELKNGETKKGRVIQIDGNKVAIQVFEGTTGMSLTETKTTFTGEPMKISLSKEILGRVFNGSGEPLDGLGNVFSEKRFDINGSALNPVSRVYPRNYIHTGISSIDTLTTLIRGQKLPIFSGSGLSHNELAVQIVKQAKLSDDSNEEFCIVFAAMGVKHDVANYFRQAFEEANVMSKVVMYVNVANDPIIERILTPRAALTAAEYLAYEKDMHVLVILTDMTAYCEALREFSSSKGEIPGRKGYPGYLYSDLSSLYERAGIIKQAKGSVTQIPILTMPNDDITHPVPDLTGYITEGQIVLSKELHQMGIYPPVNILPSLSRLMKDGIGAKYTRADHQDLANQLFASYARVLEAKSLASVIGEDELNDIDRAYLLYGKYFDEYFLSQGNENRTMEETLNLGWDLLSVLPVSELNRLDQKVINQFYNPESAQKRFKITHNDIASSIINKGNNNE; from the coding sequence ATGAAATATCAATATATTGGATTAGATGAAATTAATGGACCACTTATCTTCTTAGAAAATGTAAAAGATGCTTCATTTGAAGAAGTTGTTACAATTGAACTTAAAAATGGAGAAACTAAAAAAGGTAGAGTTATTCAAATAGACGGCAATAAAGTAGCTATCCAAGTATTTGAAGGAACTACAGGAATGTCATTGACTGAAACCAAAACAACTTTTACTGGTGAACCAATGAAAATATCTTTATCAAAAGAAATTTTAGGTAGAGTATTTAATGGTTCGGGTGAACCATTAGATGGTTTAGGTAATGTATTCTCTGAAAAAAGATTCGATATTAATGGTAGTGCATTAAACCCAGTTTCAAGAGTTTATCCACGTAACTATATCCATACTGGAATTAGTAGTATTGACACTCTAACTACTTTAATTAGAGGACAAAAATTACCCATATTTTCAGGTTCAGGACTAAGCCATAATGAACTTGCGGTTCAAATTGTTAAACAAGCTAAACTATCAGATGATTCAAATGAAGAATTTTGTATTGTGTTTGCCGCAATGGGAGTTAAGCATGACGTGGCTAACTATTTTAGACAAGCTTTTGAAGAAGCTAACGTTATGTCTAAGGTTGTTATGTATGTTAACGTTGCAAATGATCCTATTATTGAAAGAATTTTAACCCCAAGAGCTGCATTAACAGCTGCAGAATATTTAGCATATGAAAAAGATATGCATGTTTTAGTTATATTAACAGATATGACTGCTTACTGTGAAGCTTTAAGAGAATTTTCAAGTTCTAAAGGTGAAATTCCAGGACGTAAAGGTTATCCAGGATATTTGTATTCTGACCTTTCTTCATTATATGAAAGAGCTGGTATTATTAAACAGGCTAAAGGTTCAGTAACACAAATTCCAATATTAACTATGCCAAATGATGATATCACTCACCCAGTACCAGATTTAACTGGATATATCACAGAAGGGCAAATTGTATTAAGCAAAGAATTACACCAAATGGGAATTTACCCACCGGTCAATATATTACCTTCATTATCACGTTTAATGAAAGATGGTATTGGTGCGAAATATACTAGAGCAGACCATCAAGACTTAGCTAATCAATTGTTTGCTTCATACGCTAGAGTATTAGAAGCTAAATCATTAGCATCTGTTATTGGTGAAGATGAGTTAAACGATATTGATAGAGCTTATTTATTATATGGTAAATATTTTGATGAATATTTCTTATCTCAAGGAAATGAAAACAGAACAATGGAAGAAACCCTTAACTTAGGATGGGATTTATTATCTGTTCTACCAGTAAGTGAACTTAATAGATTAGATCAAAAAGTAATTAATCAATTTTATAATCCTGAAAGTGCCCAAAAACGTTTTAAAATAACTCATAACGATATTGCAAGTTCAATTATTAATAAAGGAAATAATAATGAATAG
- a CDS encoding V-type ATP synthase subunit D: MNSQIIPTKGNLLNIKKSYQLAKLGQDLMERKKNILMREMMSLLDDVAKIRDEISETYKRAYRLLQDANITLGIVGDIAKAVPIDNGLEVSYMSVMGVDIPKIHHEKPQIKLSYGLSATNSKFDQAFKAFQDVKVLTIKLAEIDNSAYRLANGIRKSQKRANALKNIVMPDLEYKVKFIGNVLEEREREEFSRMKVIKNRK, translated from the coding sequence ATGAATAGTCAAATTATTCCTACTAAAGGTAATTTGCTTAATATAAAGAAAAGTTATCAGTTAGCGAAACTTGGGCAAGATTTAATGGAACGTAAAAAAAATATTTTAATGCGTGAAATGATGAGTTTATTAGATGATGTTGCAAAAATAAGAGATGAAATTTCTGAAACATATAAAAGAGCATATAGACTTTTACAAGATGCAAATATCACACTAGGAATTGTTGGAGATATTGCTAAAGCTGTCCCAATTGATAATGGATTAGAAGTAAGCTATATGAGTGTTATGGGTGTTGATATACCTAAAATTCATCATGAAAAACCACAAATTAAATTAAGTTATGGACTCAGTGCTACAAATAGTAAATTTGATCAGGCTTTTAAAGCATTTCAAGATGTAAAAGTTTTAACAATTAAACTAGCAGAAATAGATAATAGTGCATATAGATTAGCAAATGGGATTAGAAAATCTCAAAAAAGAGCCAATGCATTAAAAAATATTGTCATGCCAGATTTAGAATATAAAGTTAAATTTATCGGAAATGTTTTAGAAGAAAGAGAAAGAGAAGAATTTTCTCGAATGAAAGTTATTAAAAATAGAAAATAG
- a CDS encoding dicarboxylate/amino acid:cation symporter encodes MFKNYEIDSWQKGVLYLVAILVVGLLMFMSKKKVKFSYKVLTGMLLGLIVGLIFGQTKTQFNGAETTITATIRPIGQLYLRLIQMVVMPLVLTAVIKSFTSLEDTNKLKRIGGKTLFWLLGTTAAATLIGYGFASIFNLGKGFAVDPDATGKTITTIENVILGFFPNNIVTAMSGNVAIPVVVFGIFVSVAIIVESKRKPERMKPFLEFNESFNRIMVRVTKFVIQLTPYAVFAFMSYAVGRNNIDALKNLALYIGLIYGAMAFHFVFVQMGILAAHKISPIQFIKKFSQAMVVAFTTQSSYGTLPVTQRTLKEKIGASEPIVDFVAPIGANVGMNACGGIFPAMVAVITANAYGIEFGFVQVLVLVLTTTIASIGIAGVPGIATIAATVTLSALGLPLEGIALVVSVDALVDMGRTMINVVGTGVAATVVAKSEKELDMEVFNAPLEKNN; translated from the coding sequence ATGTTTAAAAATTATGAAATAGATAGTTGGCAAAAAGGTGTGCTCTATCTAGTTGCAATCCTAGTAGTAGGATTATTAATGTTTATGAGTAAGAAAAAAGTTAAGTTTAGTTATAAAGTCTTAACAGGTATGTTGTTAGGTTTAATAGTAGGACTAATATTTGGTCAAACTAAAACACAGTTCAATGGTGCTGAAACAACAATTACAGCAACAATTAGACCAATTGGACAATTATATTTAAGATTAATTCAAATGGTTGTTATGCCTTTAGTTTTAACAGCAGTAATAAAAAGCTTTACTTCATTAGAAGATACTAATAAGTTGAAACGTATAGGCGGTAAAACTTTATTTTGGTTATTAGGAACAACAGCGGCTGCTACTTTAATTGGATATGGATTTGCATCAATATTCAATTTAGGAAAAGGATTTGCTGTAGATCCAGATGCAACTGGTAAAACAATTACAACAATTGAAAATGTCATATTAGGATTCTTCCCTAACAATATTGTTACAGCAATGAGTGGCAATGTAGCAATTCCAGTTGTAGTATTTGGAATCTTTGTTTCAGTAGCAATTATTGTTGAAAGCAAGAGAAAACCTGAAAGAATGAAACCATTCTTAGAATTCAATGAATCATTCAATAGAATTATGGTAAGAGTTACTAAATTTGTTATTCAATTAACTCCTTATGCAGTATTTGCCTTTATGTCATATGCAGTAGGTAGAAATAATATAGATGCATTAAAAAATCTAGCATTATATATTGGATTAATTTACGGAGCTATGGCATTCCACTTTGTCTTCGTTCAAATGGGGATTTTAGCAGCTCACAAAATTTCTCCTATTCAATTTATTAAGAAATTCTCACAAGCCATGGTAGTTGCATTTACTACACAAAGTAGTTATGGTACATTACCTGTAACACAAAGAACACTAAAAGAAAAAATTGGAGCATCAGAACCAATTGTAGACTTTGTAGCACCAATTGGAGCTAACGTTGGTATGAATGCTTGTGGGGGGATTTTTCCTGCTATGGTAGCTGTTATTACAGCTAATGCTTATGGTATTGAGTTTGGTTTTGTACAAGTCTTAGTTTTAGTATTAACAACAACAATTGCCTCAATTGGGATTGCAGGTGTTCCTGGAATCGCAACAATTGCAGCAACCGTTACTTTATCAGCCCTAGGATTACCATTAGAAGGTATTGCCTTAGTTGTTTCAGTAGATGCGTTAGTTGATATGGGTAGAACAATGATTAACGTTGTAGGAACTGGTGTTGCTGCTACAGTAGTAGCTAAATCAGAAAAAGAATTAGATATGGAAGTATTTAATGCTCCATTAGAGAAAAATAATTAA
- a CDS encoding IS3 family transposase: protein MKKIDTEKHTTYYERDFTTQGLNHVWGTDVSEFHIASGKLYLSPIIDFNNREVISYNISKVPNYTQIEDMLDKAFEKHSNLNGLIFHSDQGWQYQMIQYRKSLSEKGIIQSMSRKGNCLDNSIVENFFGILKNEMFYGHEYEFKTLDELTVAIEEYIRYYNLERITTKLKGLSPYQYRQQSLSLV, encoded by the coding sequence GTGAAAAAAATTGATACAGAAAAACATACCACCTATTATGAAAGAGACTTTACTACACAGGGGTTAAATCATGTTTGGGGAACAGATGTATCAGAATTTCATATAGCATCAGGAAAACTATATTTATCGCCAATCATTGATTTTAATAATAGAGAAGTTATATCATATAACATATCTAAAGTTCCTAATTATACTCAAATAGAAGATATGTTAGATAAAGCATTTGAAAAGCATTCTAATTTAAATGGATTAATATTCCATTCAGATCAAGGCTGGCAATATCAAATGATTCAATATCGAAAATCATTATCTGAAAAAGGCATTATTCAAAGTATGTCTAGAAAAGGAAACTGCTTAGATAATTCAATTGTAGAAAATTTCTTTGGAATTCTAAAAAATGAGATGTTTTATGGGCATGAATATGAATTTAAAACATTAGATGAATTAACAGTGGCTATAGAAGAATATATAAGGTATTACAATTTAGAAAGAATTACAACAAAATTAAAAGGATTGAGTCCATATCAATATAGACAACAATCCTTATCATTAGTTTAA
- a CDS encoding IS3 family transposase, with product MMLEFFCISKSTYFYNVKNYNFPKKDVDLENKITEIFNYHKSRYGYRRITLSLKNENILVNHKKVKRIMKELGLFAKNQKLNISHIKVNLVRQLKIIY from the coding sequence ATGATGCTAGAGTTTTTTTGTATCAGTAAGTCAACTTACTTTTATAACGTAAAGAACTATAATTTTCCAAAAAAAGATGTCGATTTAGAAAATAAAATAACAGAAATTTTCAATTATCATAAATCAAGATATGGCTATAGAAGAATCACATTATCTTTAAAAAATGAAAATATTCTAGTAAATCATAAAAAAGTTAAGCGTATTATGAAAGAACTTGGTTTATTTGCTAAAAACCAAAAGCTAAATATAAGTCATATAAAGGTGAACTTAGTAAGACAGCTAAAAATCATTTATTAG
- a CDS encoding helix-turn-helix domain-containing protein, translating to MKLNLEDKLNIIQMVEKGITIKQIALNYNVNRATIDTILRIHRMHGSYYFKEKGKNREYSQEFKYKIVLRILEGKSKSSIATKIGANVGLIYSWCKRYDQLGYNGLITKQRGRPMKDKPKSNLEIKEQTKDEIIRELEAKNKRLEMENDLLKKLKALVQRENKK from the coding sequence ATGAAATTAAACTTAGAAGATAAATTGAATATTATTCAGATGGTTGAAAAAGGTATTACTATAAAGCAAATTGCATTAAACTATAACGTTAATCGTGCGACTATTGATACAATATTAAGAATTCATAGAATGCATGGTTCTTATTACTTTAAAGAAAAAGGTAAGAATAGAGAGTATTCACAAGAATTTAAATATAAAATAGTTCTAAGAATATTAGAAGGTAAATCTAAATCATCTATAGCCACAAAAATAGGAGCTAATGTAGGTTTGATTTACTCATGGTGTAAAAGATACGATCAATTAGGATATAATGGACTTATCACAAAACAAAGAGGTAGACCAATGAAGGATAAGCCAAAATCTAATTTAGAGATTAAAGAACAAACTAAAGATGAAATCATTAGGGAATTAGAAGCTAAAAATAAACGTCTTGAAATGGAAAATGATCTCTTAAAAAAATTAAAAGCCTTGGTTCAACGAGAAAACAAAAAATAA
- the yidD gene encoding membrane protein insertion efficiency factor YidD, with amino-acid sequence MNKIAIKMIKAYQEKISSQTNPKCRHTPTCSQYGLIAYKRFNFFKASFLTAKRILSCNPLFKPKYDPVPEKVLKPNDNFIFACIAKSDLSETIVAYDFKSFIDLTYKFDLVPEPLEIICLDKTKVTYTLNNNGYILNKSDAIKNATDILNYESFSDGRYKLNKAFKKINTSYTKCNEPQ; translated from the coding sequence ATGAATAAAATAGCAATCAAAATGATAAAAGCTTATCAAGAAAAAATTTCAAGTCAAACTAATCCAAAATGTCGCCATACACCAACATGTTCCCAATACGGATTAATAGCCTATAAACGCTTTAACTTTTTTAAAGCTAGTTTTTTGACTGCTAAAAGAATATTATCTTGTAATCCCTTATTTAAACCTAAGTATGACCCCGTTCCAGAAAAAGTCTTGAAACCAAATGATAACTTTATTTTTGCATGCATAGCAAAAAGTGATCTATCTGAAACTATAGTTGCTTATGACTTTAAGTCATTTATTGACCTTACATATAAATTTGATTTAGTTCCTGAACCATTAGAAATTATCTGCCTTGATAAAACTAAAGTCACTTATACTCTAAATAACAATGGTTATATTTTAAATAAATCAGATGCAATTAAAAATGCAACTGATATCCTTAATTATGAATCTTTTAGTGATGGGCGTTATAAATTAAATAAGGCTTTTAAAAAAATAAATACTTCTTATACTAAATGTAACGAACCCCAATAG
- the hpf gene encoding ribosome hibernation-promoting factor, HPF/YfiA family — MKYEVTGKNGFVPTPAIKDYAEKRLQKVVDFFGNDVITVARVTCKVYKDHHKIEVTIPAPNIILRAEVSDKDMYTAIDRSVDALLAQIRKHKTKLQNHFEKEGIKQAFNQELDVESLEKEILATQLVKNKQVELVPMTSEEAILAMEVSGHSFYVYQDKDTHKVNVVYAREDGDYAVIETK; from the coding sequence ATGAAATATGAAGTAACAGGGAAAAACGGATTTGTACCAACACCAGCAATTAAGGATTATGCAGAGAAGAGATTACAAAAAGTTGTTGACTTCTTTGGAAACGATGTTATCACAGTAGCACGCGTTACTTGTAAAGTTTATAAAGATCATCATAAAATTGAGGTAACTATACCAGCTCCTAATATTATCTTAAGAGCAGAGGTTTCAGATAAGGATATGTATACTGCAATTGACAGAAGTGTTGATGCATTGTTAGCACAAATAAGAAAACATAAAACTAAATTACAAAACCATTTTGAAAAAGAAGGAATTAAGCAGGCATTTAATCAAGAATTAGATGTTGAATCGCTTGAAAAAGAAATTCTAGCAACACAACTTGTTAAAAACAAACAAGTAGAACTAGTGCCGATGACATCAGAAGAAGCAATTCTTGCGATGGAAGTTTCAGGACATAGTTTCTATGTTTATCAAGATAAAGATACGCATAAAGTCAATGTAGTTTACGCTAGAGAAGATGGCGATTACGCAGTAATTGAAACAAAATAA
- a CDS encoding LptM family lipoprotein — protein sequence MKKIFIGLAIFLTTFLLVGCGTRKDVKEAKDLILGLTEESVENKYYDEQERCMVHVYLSKDSNLNYYIHEYETYYIGLLDKSRVDFLNQSEINGMYNREYYVSKETKMVYSSLEDFISGKNSQGKVDTTSNIPRSIIKKINEDLSLVDDVEGFSSLLPMIKDFFTRANTKDITVGNRLIELKIKYDDLIHNSIYLDHLKTIFPKDKNEIVKKLEELKKVKSVTLSIIKTDNGIAPKMHIDYKYYNFYRV from the coding sequence ATGAAAAAAATATTTATCGGATTAGCGATATTTCTAACAACGTTTTTATTGGTTGGGTGTGGGACTAGAAAAGATGTAAAAGAGGCCAAGGATTTGATATTGGGGCTAACAGAAGAGTCTGTTGAGAATAAGTATTATGATGAACAGGAAAGATGCATGGTACATGTGTACTTATCTAAAGATTCTAATCTTAATTATTATATTCATGAATATGAAACATATTATATAGGGTTATTAGACAAATCAAGAGTTGATTTTTTGAATCAAAGTGAGATAAACGGAATGTATAATAGAGAATATTATGTAAGCAAGGAAACTAAAATGGTCTATTCTAGTTTAGAAGATTTTATTTCTGGGAAAAATAGCCAAGGAAAAGTAGATACAACAAGTAATATTCCGCGTTCTATTATAAAAAAAATAAATGAGGACTTATCGTTAGTAGACGATGTTGAAGGATTTAGTAGCCTACTACCAATGATTAAAGATTTTTTTACGCGTGCTAATACAAAAGACATCACAGTCGGTAATAGACTGATTGAATTAAAAATTAAATATGATGATTTGATACACAATTCAATATATTTAGATCATCTAAAAACAATATTTCCAAAAGATAAAAATGAAATAGTGAAAAAATTAGAAGAACTAAAAAAAGTTAAAAGTGTTACACTTTCTATTATTAAAACAGATAATGGAATTGCACCTAAAATGCATATAGATTATAAATATTATAATTTTTATAGAGTATAA
- a CDS encoding ribonuclease J: MSILAKNVLLKQGEIGIFALGGLGEVGKNTYVYEIDDQIFIVDAGILFPDDHLLGIDYVIPDYQYLIENEERIVGLFITHGHEDHIGGIPYLLKKVKIPKIYASGIAIDLIEYKLLEHKDIKPPKIESYKSYYNYQFNGTEISFIRLNHSIPDMFGIVFKTKQGTLFHTGDFKIDFTPVGKPAEYEKLAKIGSEGVLCLLSDSTNAEQDVLIQSESKVGRSINELFTRIEGRIIIATFASNLYRIQQIIEAAILTNRKVAVFGRSMERALEAGQQSGYIKAPKGTIIDANEINKYKASEITLLCTGSQGEPLAALSRIANGSHRQIKAIKGDTVIFSSSPIPGNQEGVNKTINLLFRSDVNVITHGPLADTHTSGHGSQNDLKLMLSFIKPKFFIPMHGEHRMLKQHSRLAIECGVKPNNILIMDNGDVAAVTKDSLRNAGRVTAGDVYIDGSGIGDIGSSVLKERRALSEEGLFSVILSLDSKKKKILNAPTVISRGFIYMKGNEQLIQTLSSDVKKHLDIQLKKKEFNETQLKQNIIDFLAPKIYELTLRRPMIIPILMDIAK; encoded by the coding sequence GTGAGTATATTGGCAAAAAATGTATTATTAAAACAAGGTGAAATAGGCATCTTCGCTTTAGGCGGTTTAGGCGAAGTTGGTAAAAACACTTATGTATATGAAATAGATGATCAAATATTTATCGTGGATGCTGGAATTTTATTCCCAGATGACCACTTATTAGGAATAGACTATGTTATTCCTGACTATCAATATTTAATAGAAAATGAAGAACGTATTGTTGGTCTTTTCATTACACATGGTCACGAAGACCATATAGGTGGGATACCTTACTTATTAAAAAAAGTAAAAATTCCAAAAATTTATGCTTCTGGTATAGCAATTGATTTAATTGAATATAAATTATTAGAACATAAAGATATTAAACCACCAAAAATTGAAAGTTATAAGAGTTATTACAATTACCAATTTAATGGAACTGAAATCTCATTTATTCGTTTAAATCACTCAATTCCGGATATGTTTGGTATTGTATTTAAAACGAAACAAGGGACATTATTCCACACTGGAGACTTTAAGATTGATTTTACTCCAGTTGGTAAACCAGCTGAATATGAAAAACTAGCTAAGATTGGTTCTGAAGGTGTTTTATGCCTTCTATCTGATTCTACTAATGCTGAACAAGATGTTTTAATCCAATCCGAAAGTAAAGTTGGACGTTCTATTAATGAACTTTTCACTCGTATTGAAGGAAGAATCATTATTGCAACATTTGCCTCTAACTTATATAGAATTCAACAAATTATAGAAGCTGCTATCTTAACAAATAGAAAGGTTGCTGTTTTTGGTAGAAGCATGGAAAGAGCTTTAGAAGCAGGTCAACAAAGCGGTTATATTAAAGCACCTAAAGGTACTATTATTGATGCTAATGAAATTAATAAATATAAAGCAAGTGAAATTACTTTATTATGTACAGGATCTCAAGGTGAACCCTTAGCGGCTTTAAGTAGAATTGCAAATGGGTCTCATAGACAAATTAAGGCAATCAAAGGTGATACTGTTATCTTCTCTTCTTCACCAATTCCTGGTAATCAAGAAGGCGTTAATAAAACAATTAACTTATTATTTAGATCTGATGTGAACGTAATTACTCACGGACCTTTAGCAGATACTCATACTTCTGGTCATGGTAGCCAAAATGATTTAAAACTCATGTTAAGTTTTATTAAACCAAAATTCTTTATTCCAATGCACGGTGAACACAGAATGCTTAAACAACATAGTCGTCTTGCAATTGAGTGCGGTGTTAAGCCTAATAACATACTTATTATGGATAATGGTGATGTCGCTGCGGTTACTAAAGATAGTTTAAGAAATGCTGGTAGAGTTACTGCTGGTGATGTTTATATTGATGGTTCTGGAATCGGTGATATAGGTAGTTCAGTTTTAAAAGAAAGACGTGCTTTAAGTGAGGAAGGTTTATTCTCAGTTATCTTAAGTCTTGATTCTAAAAAGAAAAAGATTTTAAATGCTCCTACTGTTATTTCACGTGGATTTATCTACATGAAGGGTAACGAACAATTAATTCAAACTTTATCTAGTGATGTAAAGAAACATTTAGATATTCAATTAAAGAAAAAAGAGTTCAATGAAACTCAACTAAAACAAAATATTATAGATTTCTTAGCTCCTAAAATTTATGAGTTAACTTTAAGAAGACCTATGATTATTCCAATATTAATGGACATTGCTAAATAA
- a CDS encoding HAD family hydrolase: MKRIIFFDVDNTILSSKQKQILPQTRKLLLELANDKDVILGFATGRGPSKVDILGDMAPYFKYRILVNGAVTMDQDKIVFEEFIDAKDVERIVKKH, from the coding sequence ATGAAAAGAATAATATTTTTTGATGTGGATAATACCATATTAAGTAGTAAACAAAAGCAAATTTTACCGCAAACTAGAAAACTTCTTTTAGAACTTGCAAATGATAAAGATGTTATATTAGGTTTTGCCACTGGTAGAGGACCAAGTAAAGTGGATATATTAGGTGATATGGCCCCTTACTTTAAATATAGAATTTTAGTTAATGGTGCAGTAACAATGGATCAAGATAAAATTGTTTTTGAAGAATTCATTGATGCTAAAGATGTAGAAAGAATTGTAAAAAAACATTAA